GTCCGCCGGAATACCGAGTGCGATATTTTCGCGGATCGAACCGTCGATCAAATAGATCGACTGCGGCACATACGCGATATTGCAAAGCCATGACGAAATATCGTCGTAAATATTTTTTCCGTCGACGAGGATCGCTCCGCTTTCGGGCGGCAGAAGTCCGAGCAGTATGTCGACAAATGTCGTCTTTCCCGCGCCCGACGCGCCGACGATTCCGACGAAGCTTCCCTTGGGAATTGAAAAAGAAATATTTTTGAATACGGTCTTTTTCGTGTTCGGATAGGAAAACGTCAGATCCCGTACGGTGATTTCCTTATCAAAGGACATTTTTTTTACGGCCGCATGCAAGCGCTTTTGCTCATCTTTATCTTTTTCGTTTTTGATTGCGAGCAGGTCGTCGTACATTTCGTTGAACAGCGGCATATTGAATTTTATCGTATTGAACAAACTGATGATTCTGTTGACGCTCGGCATAAGACGCACTGCGGCAAGCCCCAAAACGCCGAGGGAAGGTACGATCGACTGAGGATCGACTCCCGCCATGATTTTTACGATTACGAGCAGGAGTATGCCGCACACACCCGTAAGCTCGACAATGACGCGCGGCAGCTTATCGATAAACATGAATTCCCGCGCCGTATCGGAGTATTTCGTATAAGCGGCGGAAAACATTTTACAAAAGTAGTTTTCATTTTGCATCACTTTGGTTTCTTTGACGGAACCCAAGCCCTGCAAAAGCCATTTCGTATAGTCGGCCATGCAGACGTTTTGAATTTCACCCTGTCTGGTGATGCGTTTTCTGAAATATTTTAAAATCAATATGATGAGCGGCGCGATGACGCACAGAGATGCGAGCGCGATGATCCAATCCATTACAAGCAGCATGATCCAGATGATAAAAACCGTTATCACTTCGGTTATAACCGACAGTGCGGAGACGAGAATATCGGCGAAAACGATGCGTCCGCCCGCCGTTATGTTCCTCTGCAGCACGGAAGAATTGATGCTTACATGGTAGAGATACGGCTTTCGTAAATAATAGGCGTAGAGACGTTCCGTGTAGTCTTTTTGATTATCGAGCGAAAAGCGAAGATGCAGTTTTGTCTGAATAATAAGCGCAAGACTTTTTACACAATAGAAAACGATAAGAGCACCTGCACACAAAACGATAAAGCTCCGATGCGATTTTATTCCGAAAACGGAAATGATATCGAAAATCTTTTTGTGGTTTTCAAGCCAGTCCGGCCGGCCGATGATATTTATGAGAGGGTAGAGCGCACCGATACCGACCGCTTCGAATGCCGCACCGATAAACATAAAACAGATGAGTATAAAACACATACGCATCTGTTTGGGAGTAAGGATTGTAAATATTTTCAAAAAAGATTTCATGGTTTTGTTATCCGCTGCCGGTTGCCGGTCGTTTTTACCGCATCCGATTCCTTATCTGAACTGATACGGAAGTATATCCTAAAATTGGGATTTTGTCAGACTTATGTCCTAAGCAACTTCGGTATATAGCGTTTTGTCTTCGGGAACAGGAGCGGATTCAACCAGATGAAAAACAATGCTGTTTTTATAATAAAAAGTTTAAAACGGTTTGCGCCGTGTTTTCGAAAAAAATAAATCCTCGATAAATTATAATTGATAAAAGAAAAAGTTGAAAATATGCGAACAGTATCCGGTATCTCTTTTTTTGATGACGCGCCGTTCAGATGAATGATCTTGGGACCGTCGATTAAAAGCCGCTTTTTTCCTTGCCGCGCAAGCCGGTATTGAAGATCCGTTTCTTCGCAGTACATAAAATAACGCTCGTCAAAATACGCATATTCATCGTTTTTTAAGAAAAGATCCGCACCGATTATACTGTCTACTTCGCCGAGTAGTTTTTCTTTCGGCGAATTCTGATTATACGAGAATATCCGTTTTCGAAATAAAACATTGAGTAGTGTGAGCTTAAACGTCCCGTACAGGGCTTTTATCGTATCTTTCATAACGGAATCGATATCGGGAAAATCTCCGTATGAATGAATGATATGCCCCTGTGTATCGAGCAGGTTTGCCCCGAGCGCACCGATTGTATCCTTATCGATTGCATTTTCCCAGTAATCAAAAAATGTTTTTACCGCATTATTTAATAAAATCGTATCGCTGTTCAAATAAAAAACGTATTTTCCTTTGGCGGCGGCAAGGGCGCGGTTGTTTGCCGTTCCGAAGCCGAGATTTGCATTATTTTCTATTAAGCTGACTTGCGGGAATTCCGTGCGGATCATATCCTGAGAACCGTCTTTGGAACCGTTGTCTGAGACAATTACTTCGAAGTTTATCCCTTGTGTCTTTTCATATATTGACAGGAGACAGTTTTTTGTGAGTTCACGGGTGTTGTAATTTACGATGATAACGGAAACGTCCATCCTTCCGGTCCTGTAATAAAATTATTTTTTAGTTAGCGATTAACTGTGAAAAAATTGAAAATACCG
This Treponema socranskii subsp. buccale DNA region includes the following protein-coding sequences:
- a CDS encoding ABC transporter ATP-binding protein, producing MKSFLKIFTILTPKQMRMCFILICFMFIGAAFEAVGIGALYPLINIIGRPDWLENHKKIFDIISVFGIKSHRSFIVLCAGALIVFYCVKSLALIIQTKLHLRFSLDNQKDYTERLYAYYLRKPYLYHVSINSSVLQRNITAGGRIVFADILVSALSVITEVITVFIIWIMLLVMDWIIALASLCVIAPLIILILKYFRKRITRQGEIQNVCMADYTKWLLQGLGSVKETKVMQNENYFCKMFSAAYTKYSDTAREFMFIDKLPRVIVELTGVCGILLLVIVKIMAGVDPQSIVPSLGVLGLAAVRLMPSVNRIISLFNTIKFNMPLFNEMYDDLLAIKNEKDKDEQKRLHAAVKKMSFDKEITVRDLTFSYPNTKKTVFKNISFSIPKGSFVGIVGASGAGKTTFVDILLGLLPPESGAILVDGKNIYDDISSWLCNIAYVPQSIYLIDGSIRENIALGIPADKVSEARIRKVLKMAELSDFVETLSEKENTRVGERGALLSGGQKQRIGIARALYANPSVLVLDEATSALDNETEKSITSTILKLKGEITIISIAHRLSTLENCDFKIKIENGKACRV
- a CDS encoding glycosyltransferase family 2 protein, translated to MDVSVIIVNYNTRELTKNCLLSIYEKTQGINFEVIVSDNGSKDGSQDMIRTEFPQVSLIENNANLGFGTANNRALAAAKGKYVFYLNSDTILLNNAVKTFFDYWENAIDKDTIGALGANLLDTQGHIIHSYGDFPDIDSVMKDTIKALYGTFKLTLLNVLFRKRIFSYNQNSPKEKLLGEVDSIIGADLFLKNDEYAYFDERYFMYCEETDLQYRLARQGKKRLLIDGPKIIHLNGASSKKEIPDTVRIFSTFSFINYNLSRIYFFRKHGANRFKLFIIKTALFFIWLNPLLFPKTKRYIPKLLRT